The Breoghania sp. L-A4 sequence GACGAGGCCATGGCGGTGGAGCCGCCCGTGCCCTGCATCCCGAAGGCGGGGTTTTTGTATTTGGTGACATCGGCCGGCGCCTGTTCGGTCACCACCTGATCCCAGTCGGCGTCAAGCTCCTCGGCGACCAGCGTCGCAAATCCGGTGGTGGTGCCCTGCCCCATCTCGAAATTCCGGGCAATGACGGTGACCGTGTTGTCGGCCGCAATCTTCACGAACGGATTGGGCACGAGGTCCGCGTCGGTCGCGGCGATGGCCGAACCATCGGCACGAATACCGACGACGAGCGCCAGCCCGAGCGCGGCGCTGCCGCCCAGGAACTGGCGGCGGGACGGATTGATGTGAAGTGTCATGGCTTAGCCCTCCAGCGTCGCGGACGCTTTGAGAATAGCGGCGCGGATGCGCCCATAGGTGCCGCAGCGGCAGACGTTGCCGTCCATATAGTCGGTGATATCCTCGTCGCTCGGCTTGGCGTTCTCGCTCAGCAGGCCGATGGCCTGCATAATCTGGCCCGACTGGCAGTAGCCGCATTGCACCACGTCCAGTTCGCGCCAGGCGTCACGCACCGCTGTGGCGACCCGTTCCGTAGAGTCCGGCGCTGTCAGATGCTCGATGGTGGTGATCTCGACGCCTGCGGCATCTTCCAGCGCGAACTGGCATGACCGCGTCGGCGTTCCGTCGACATGCACCGTGCAGGCGCCACAGGAAGCGATCCCGCAGCCGAATTTGGTCCCCGTGAGCCCAAGCTCGTCACGCAGAACCCACAACATGGGCGTATCGCCGTCGGCATCCACCTGATGCTCGGTTCCATTGATTTTGACAGTAAACATAATCGTTCCCTCGCGCGTCTGCGCCGGCGCCGCCAAGGACACCAGCGCGTGATTTGCAAAAATGCGCAGGGAGGGCCGTCCGTCCGGTCCTTCTCCCGAATAGAGAAATGGGACGCTGGCGGGATTAGTGAATATCCGATAATTGTAATGCACCATTAAGCGGAGCTTATGAATGCAGCGGAACGCCTTTGACGGCCTGACCATGTTCCTCGTGGTGGCGCAGCACCGCAGCTTTTCCATCGCCGCCGCGCGGCTCGGCGTGTCTGCGCCCGCCGTCAGCCAGAGCATCCGGCAACTGGAGGAACGGCTTGGGACGCCGCTGTTCCACCGCACCACGCGCAGCGTCAAGCTGACCGAGGCCGGGCAGCGGCTTGTGGAGCGCGCGGCCCCTGCGGCGGCCGAGATCGTCGAGGCGCTGGATCTCGTGCAGGATCAGGCGGACCGCCCAGCCGGCCGCCTGCGGGTGACCATGCCGCGGATTGCCGGCAGCTACCTGATCGAGCCGATCATGGCGGACTTCCACGCCGCCTACCCAGACATCGAGCTGGAGATCTCCCTCGACGACAAGCTGGTGGACATCGTCGAGACCGGTTTTGACGCGGGCATCCGCCTCGGCTCGATGATCGACGCGGATATGGTCGCGGTCCGGCTGACCGGCACCAAGACACCGGTGATCGTCGGTACACCGGGCTACTTCC is a genomic window containing:
- a CDS encoding (2Fe-2S)-binding protein, which translates into the protein MFTVKINGTEHQVDADGDTPMLWVLRDELGLTGTKFGCGIASCGACTVHVDGTPTRSCQFALEDAAGVEITTIEHLTAPDSTERVATAVRDAWRELDVVQCGYCQSGQIMQAIGLLSENAKPSDEDITDYMDGNVCRCGTYGRIRAAILKASATLEG
- a CDS encoding LysR family transcriptional regulator, which gives rise to MQRNAFDGLTMFLVVAQHRSFSIAAARLGVSAPAVSQSIRQLEERLGTPLFHRTTRSVKLTEAGQRLVERAAPAAAEIVEALDLVQDQADRPAGRLRVTMPRIAGSYLIEPIMADFHAAYPDIELEISLDDKLVDIVETGFDAGIRLGSMIDADMVAVRLTGTKTPVIVGTPGYFQRYGRPERIEDLARHKCLGIRLMSSGGLYRWEFMRDGKAVEIAVNGPLIVNDVSLILRGALDGIGLAYLYRSLVSEALADGRLISVLDEFCEEEPGLYMYFPNRATIAPKLRVFVDFVKARARALERAKKAASL